The following coding sequences are from one Muntiacus reevesi chromosome 17, mMunRee1.1, whole genome shotgun sequence window:
- the LOC136148419 gene encoding interferon tau, which yields MAFVLSLLMALVLVSYGPGGSLGCELSQYHVLLGRRNLRLLGQMKRLSPHSCLQDRKDFGLPQEMVEGSQLQKDQAFSVLHEMLQQCFNLFHTERSSAASDTTILEQLCTGLYQQLDDLDACLGQVMGEKDSDLGRMGPTLTVKRYFQGIHDYLQEKEYSDCAWQIVHLEMMRALSSISRLQKRLRKMGGDLNSP from the coding sequence ATGGCCTTCGTGCTCTCTCTACTGATGGCCCTGGTGCTGGTCAGCTATGGCCCGGGAGGATCCTTGGGCTGTGAGCTGTCTCAGTACCATgtgctgcttggcaggcggaaCCTCAGGCTCCTGGGCCAAATGAAGAGACTCTCCCCTCACTCCTGTCTGCAGGACAGAAAAGACTTCGGTCttccccaggagatggtggagggcaGTCAGCTTCAGAAGGACCAGGCCTTCTCTGTGCTCCACGAGATGCTCCAGCAATGCTTCAACCTCTTCCACACAGAGCGCTCCTCTGCTGCCTCGGACACCACCATCCTGGAGCAGCTCTGCACTGGACTCTATCAGCAGCTGGACGACCTGGATGCCTGCCTGGGGCAGGTGATGGGAGAGAAAGACTCTGACCTGGGAAGGATGGGCCCCACTCTGACCGTGAAGAGGTACTTCCAGGGAATCCATGACTACCTGCAAGAGAAGGAATACAGCGACTGTGCCTGGCAAATCGTCCATTTGGAGATGATGAGAGCTCTCTCTTCAATATCCAGGTTGCAAAAAAGGTTAAGAAAGATGGGTGGAGATCTGAACTCACCTTGA
- the LOC136148410 gene encoding interferon tau-like: MAFVLSLLMALVLVSYGPGGSLGCELSQYHVLLGRRNLRLLGQMKRLSPHSCLQDRKDFGLPQEMVEGSQLQKDQAFSVLHEMLQQSFNLFHTERSSAASDTTILEQLCTGLYQQLDDLDACLGQVMGEKDSDLGRMGPTLTVKRYFQGIHDYLQEKEYSDCAWQIVHLEMMRALSSISRLQKRLRKMGGDLNSP, translated from the coding sequence ATGGCCTTCGTGCTCTCTCTACTGATGGCCCTGGTGCTGGTCAGCTATGGCCCGGGAGGATCCTTGGGCTGTGAGCTGTCTCAGTACCATgtgctgcttggcaggcggaaCCTCAGGCTCCTGGGCCAAATGAAGAGACTCTCCCCTCACTCCTGTCTGCAGGACAGAAAAGACTTCGGTCttccccaggagatggtggagggcaGTCAGCTTCAGAAGGACCAGGCCTTCTCTGTGCTCCACGAGATGCTCCAGCAGAGCTTCAACCTCTTCCACACAGAGCGCTCCTCTGCTGCCTCGGACACCACCATCCTGGAGCAGCTCTGCACTGGACTCTATCAGCAGCTGGACGACCTGGATGCCTGCCTGGGGCAGGTGATGGGAGAGAAAGACTCTGACCTGGGAAGGATGGGCCCCACTCTGACCGTGAAGAGGTACTTCCAGGGAATCCATGACTACCTGCAAGAGAAGGAATACAGCGACTGTGCCTGGCAAATCGTCCATTTGGAGATGATGAGAGCTCTCTCTTCAATATCCAGGTTGCAAAAAAGGTTAAGAAAGATGGGTGGAGATCTGAACTCACCTTGA